The following coding sequences lie in one Methylosinus sp. PW1 genomic window:
- a CDS encoding tetratricopeptide repeat protein — protein MSKRLAFALLLLAAPALAAEPAPPAADLAFGAYQRGDYIAARGEAEKRLAANPRDAAALTLIGRLYLDGQGVARDRAKAMQWFRRAADAGGKDAAYFFGAAALTGRDIPKDRALAQTYLEKAERHAAALELLGELWLENDGKEPDFAKAQAYFRRAAELDNSDAAYALALLYKNGRGVLADPAEAANWLRKASEAGHTAAMVEFAIMEFNGAGVARDRAHAVKLLRQAAAAGNIVAQNRLARLLAEGLGVEKNHSEAMLWNSRAKAAGLVDEKLDALLETTIPPAEKPAAPPPAPAPAAK, from the coding sequence ATGAGCAAGCGCCTCGCTTTCGCCCTGCTCCTGCTCGCCGCCCCGGCCCTCGCGGCCGAGCCAGCGCCCCCGGCCGCCGATCTCGCCTTCGGCGCCTATCAACGCGGGGACTATATCGCCGCCAGGGGCGAAGCGGAAAAGCGCCTCGCCGCAAATCCCAGGGACGCCGCCGCCCTCACGCTGATCGGCCGGCTCTATCTCGACGGGCAGGGCGTCGCGCGCGACCGCGCCAAGGCGATGCAATGGTTCCGCCGCGCCGCCGACGCCGGCGGCAAGGACGCCGCCTATTTCTTCGGCGCGGCGGCGCTCACCGGCCGCGACATACCCAAGGACCGCGCGCTGGCCCAAACCTATCTCGAGAAGGCGGAGAGACATGCGGCGGCGCTGGAGCTATTGGGCGAACTATGGCTCGAGAATGACGGCAAGGAGCCGGACTTCGCCAAGGCGCAGGCCTATTTCCGCCGCGCCGCCGAGCTGGACAATTCCGACGCCGCTTATGCGCTGGCGCTGCTCTACAAGAACGGCCGCGGCGTTCTCGCCGATCCGGCCGAGGCCGCCAATTGGCTGCGCAAGGCCTCCGAGGCCGGCCATACCGCGGCCATGGTGGAATTCGCGATCATGGAGTTCAACGGCGCCGGCGTCGCGCGCGACCGCGCCCATGCGGTGAAGCTGCTGCGGCAGGCGGCCGCCGCCGGCAACATCGTGGCGCAGAATCGCCTGGCGCGGCTGCTGGCCGAAGGGCTGGGCGTCGAGAAGAATCATTCCGAGGCCATGCTGTGGAACAGCCGCGCCAAGGCCGCCGGCCTCGTGGACGAGAAGCTCGACGCGCTGCTGGAGACGACCATTCCTCCGGCCGAAAAGCCCGCCGCCCCGCCGCCGGCGCCGGCGCCGGCCGCGAAATAG
- a CDS encoding thiamine phosphate synthase → MPQDQSEDFARLYLATPRLAEVEPFLLRLSAALAAAEVASLLLRLETMPPAAAERAISAVAAIAQPAGVALIIEGEPDLVSRYGADGLHLPFDEKRLAAAIKRLSPDFIVGVGALASRDEAMRAGEAGADYLLFGDIGEDGAPPSLQWTAERVAWWTEIFNTPCVALAHSLAEVGPLSAAGAEFVSLDAAVWDDPRGAAEAMREAARLLREAAK, encoded by the coding sequence ATGCCGCAAGATCAGTCCGAAGATTTCGCCCGCCTCTATCTAGCGACGCCCCGCCTCGCCGAGGTCGAGCCCTTTCTCCTGCGCCTTTCCGCCGCGCTGGCGGCCGCCGAGGTCGCGAGCCTGCTGCTGCGCCTCGAGACCATGCCCCCTGCGGCGGCCGAGCGCGCGATAAGCGCGGTCGCGGCCATAGCGCAGCCGGCAGGCGTCGCGCTCATCATCGAGGGCGAGCCGGATTTGGTCTCGCGCTACGGCGCCGATGGGCTGCATCTTCCCTTTGACGAAAAGCGCCTCGCCGCGGCGATCAAACGCCTCTCGCCCGATTTCATCGTCGGCGTCGGCGCTCTCGCCTCGCGCGACGAGGCCATGCGCGCCGGCGAGGCGGGCGCCGATTATCTTCTCTTCGGCGATATAGGGGAGGACGGCGCGCCGCCTTCTCTCCAATGGACCGCCGAGCGCGTCGCCTGGTGGACGGAGATTTTCAACACGCCTTGCGTGGCGCTGGCGCATAGCCTCGCCGAGGTCGGCCCGCTCTCCGCCGCAGGCGCGGAATTCGTGAGCCTGGACGCCGCAGTGTGGGACGATCCCCGCGGCGCGGCCGAGGCCATGCGCGAGGCGGCGCGGCTCCTCCGAGAGGCGGCGAAATGA
- a CDS encoding response regulator, which produces MSGPRILIVDDEPQMLRVLRPALAASGYETLEAATGREALKAIAASAPDAVLLDLGLPDMDGKEALRQARAFSQVPILILSARDREAEKIAALDAGADDYVEKPFSIGELLARLRAALRHGARTVADAAEIESGGLRIDLARRRVTKNSVAVKLTPKEYELLATLARHADRLLTHRQILTAVWGPAHGEDTQYLRVFIGQLRAKIEEDAAAPAILLTEPGVGYRFVKL; this is translated from the coding sequence ATGAGCGGCCCGCGCATATTGATCGTCGACGATGAGCCGCAAATGCTGCGCGTGCTGCGGCCGGCGCTCGCGGCGAGCGGCTATGAGACGCTGGAGGCCGCAACCGGACGCGAGGCGCTGAAGGCGATCGCCGCCAGCGCGCCGGACGCCGTGCTGCTCGATCTCGGCCTGCCGGACATGGACGGCAAGGAGGCGCTGCGGCAGGCGCGCGCCTTCTCGCAAGTGCCGATCCTCATTCTCTCGGCGCGCGACCGCGAGGCGGAGAAGATCGCCGCGCTCGACGCCGGCGCCGACGATTATGTGGAAAAGCCCTTCTCGATCGGCGAATTGCTGGCGCGGCTGCGCGCGGCGCTCCGCCATGGCGCGAGGACCGTGGCCGATGCCGCCGAGATAGAGAGCGGCGGGCTGCGCATCGATCTCGCGCGGCGGCGGGTGACGAAGAATAGCGTCGCCGTGAAGCTGACGCCCAAGGAATATGAGCTATTGGCGACGCTCGCGCGTCACGCGGACCGGCTGCTGACGCATCGCCAGATTCTGACGGCCGTATGGGGTCCGGCGCATGGCGAGGACACGCAATATTTGCGCGTCTTCATCGGCCAGCTGCGCGCCAAGATCGAGGAGGACGCCGCCGCGCCGGCGATCCTTCTGACGGAGCCGGGGGTCGGCTATCGTTTCGTGAAGCTCTGA
- a CDS encoding PDZ domain-containing protein — protein MSGALYRATAIECAHPPSADDPEALGYRLATKPLGGQATLGVLRGGKTIAVPLKLSAAPEVPARDAVKVKGPSPFAGATVVNISPAVLEEFSVQGAINGVVVAEIDPQSVAAQLNLQKGDVILVVNDEKIATTRDLERATINRHYYWKITLAREGQVITTVVGG, from the coding sequence GTGAGCGGCGCCCTCTACCGCGCAACAGCTATCGAATGCGCACATCCTCCATCGGCCGACGATCCAGAGGCGCTCGGCTATCGCCTCGCCACCAAGCCGCTCGGCGGACAGGCGACGCTGGGCGTGCTGCGCGGAGGCAAGACCATCGCCGTGCCTCTGAAGCTCTCCGCCGCGCCCGAAGTCCCGGCGCGCGATGCGGTGAAGGTGAAAGGCCCCTCGCCCTTTGCCGGCGCGACGGTCGTCAACATCTCCCCCGCCGTGCTGGAGGAATTCTCCGTGCAGGGCGCAATCAATGGCGTCGTCGTCGCGGAGATCGACCCGCAATCGGTCGCCGCGCAGCTCAATCTGCAGAAGGGCGACGTGATCCTCGTCGTCAATGACGAGAAGATCGCCACCACCCGCGACCTCGAGCGGGCGACGATCAACCGCCATTATTATTGGAAGATCACGCTGGCCCGCGAGGGACAGGTGATAACGACGGTGGTGGGCGGGTGA
- a CDS encoding Do family serine endopeptidase: protein MIFLRRQFIAALALLTLAAPAALAETLLAPQQERALPQSRADVILSFAPIVKRATPAVVNVFATRIEQRPANPFFDDPIFRRFFGEGGGGGGQRGPTAQSLGSGVIVDASGLVVTNNHVIEGMTDVKVSLSDKREIAAKILLRDPRTDLAVLKLTEAATYPTMELGDSDALEVGDLVLAIGNPFGVGQTVTQGIVSALARTQVGISDYGFFIQTDASINPGNSGGPLVDMAGRVIGINSAIFSKSGGSVGIGFAIPVNMVKIVVAAAKGGGKQVKRPWLGATLQNLSKEISDSLGLERPAGALVADLYPKGPALDAGLKRGDVIVAVDGQSADDPEALGYRLATKPLGGQATLGVLRGGKTIAVPLKLSAAPEVPARDAVKVKGPSPFAGATVVNISPAVLEEFSVQGAINGVVVAEIDPQSVAAQLNLQKGDVILVVNDEKIATTRDLERATINRHYYWKITLAREGQVITTVVGG from the coding sequence ATGATTTTTCTTCGGCGCCAATTCATTGCGGCTCTCGCTCTGCTCACGCTCGCCGCGCCGGCGGCGCTGGCGGAGACGCTGCTCGCGCCCCAGCAGGAGCGCGCCCTGCCGCAGTCGCGCGCCGATGTGATCTTGTCCTTCGCGCCCATCGTGAAACGGGCGACGCCTGCCGTCGTCAATGTCTTCGCGACGCGCATCGAGCAGCGGCCGGCCAATCCCTTCTTCGACGATCCGATTTTCCGCCGCTTCTTCGGCGAGGGCGGCGGCGGGGGCGGCCAGCGCGGGCCGACGGCGCAATCGCTCGGATCCGGTGTCATCGTCGACGCCTCCGGCCTCGTCGTCACCAATAATCACGTCATCGAGGGCATGACCGATGTGAAGGTCTCGCTCTCCGACAAGCGCGAGATAGCGGCGAAAATCCTGCTGCGCGATCCGCGCACCGATCTCGCCGTGCTGAAGCTGACCGAGGCCGCTACCTATCCCACCATGGAGCTCGGCGATTCGGACGCGCTCGAGGTCGGCGATCTCGTGCTCGCCATCGGCAATCCTTTCGGCGTCGGGCAGACGGTGACGCAGGGCATCGTCTCGGCGCTGGCGCGCACGCAGGTCGGCATTTCCGATTACGGCTTCTTCATCCAGACCGACGCCTCCATCAATCCCGGCAATTCCGGCGGCCCGCTCGTCGACATGGCCGGACGCGTCATCGGCATAAATTCGGCGATCTTCTCCAAATCGGGCGGCTCCGTCGGCATCGGCTTCGCGATTCCCGTCAATATGGTCAAGATCGTCGTGGCGGCGGCCAAGGGCGGCGGCAAGCAGGTGAAACGCCCGTGGCTCGGCGCGACGCTGCAAAATCTCTCCAAGGAGATTTCCGACAGCCTCGGCCTCGAGCGCCCCGCCGGCGCGCTGGTCGCCGATCTCTACCCCAAAGGCCCGGCGCTCGACGCTGGGCTGAAGCGCGGCGACGTCATCGTCGCCGTGGACGGCCAATCGGCCGACGATCCAGAGGCGCTCGGCTATCGCCTCGCCACCAAGCCGCTCGGCGGACAGGCGACGCTGGGCGTGCTGCGCGGCGGCAAGACCATCGCCGTGCCTCTGAAGCTCTCAGCCGCGCCCGAAGTCCCGGCGCGCGATGCGGTGAAGGTGAAAGGCCCCTCGCCCTTCGCCGGCGCGACGGTCGTCAATATCTCTCCCGCCGTGCTGGAGGAATTCTCCGTGCAGGGCGCAATCAATGGCGTCGTCGTCGCGGAGATCGACCCGCAATCGGTCGCCGCGCAGCTCAATCTGCAGAAGGGCGACGTGATCCTCGTCGTCAATGACGAGAAGATCGCCACCACCCGCGACCTCGAGCGGGCGACGATCAACCGCCATTATTATTGGAAGATCACGCTGGCCCGCGAGGGACAGGTGATAACGACGGTGGTGGGCGGGTGA
- a CDS encoding DUF4260 domain-containing protein has translation MLSGPASGSVLGWPKILLRLEGAALMAAALFAYFGLGADWRLLAWLFLFPDLSMAFYLAGPRIGAIAYNTAHTTIIPFAVLGAGVSLGQGLMISIALIHLAHIGFDRMLGFGLKYGTAFGDTHLDRVGRPPDPEA, from the coding sequence ATGCTCTCCGGCCCCGCGAGCGGAAGCGTTCTCGGCTGGCCGAAAATTCTGTTGAGATTAGAAGGGGCGGCGCTGATGGCGGCCGCCCTTTTCGCTTATTTCGGCCTCGGGGCCGATTGGCGCCTGCTGGCTTGGCTGTTCCTCTTCCCCGATCTGTCGATGGCTTTCTATCTCGCCGGCCCCCGCATCGGCGCCATCGCCTATAATACCGCGCACACGACCATCATCCCCTTCGCCGTGCTCGGCGCCGGCGTCTCTCTCGGCCAGGGATTGATGATCTCGATCGCGCTGATTCACCTCGCGCATATCGGCTTCGACCGAATGCTCGGCTTCGGCCTGAAATATGGAACCGCCTTCGGCGACACCCATCTCGACCGCGTCGGCCGCCCGCCGGACCCGGAAGCTTGA
- the rplQ gene encoding 50S ribosomal protein L17 — protein sequence MYHRNKKRRFGRTHEHRQAMFVNLAQALIKHEQIVTTLPKAKDLRPIVEKLVTLGKRGDLHARRQAISRLRDVDLVRKLFDVLGPRYKERNGGYTRVLKAGFRYGDNAPLAVIEFVDRDVDAKGQDSGPVQTATEEAA from the coding sequence ATGTATCATCGTAACAAGAAGCGCCGCTTCGGCCGCACCCACGAGCATCGTCAGGCGATGTTCGTCAATCTCGCCCAGGCGCTCATCAAGCATGAGCAGATCGTCACGACTCTGCCCAAGGCCAAGGATCTTCGCCCCATCGTCGAGAAGCTGGTGACGCTCGGCAAGCGCGGCGACCTCCACGCCCGCCGTCAGGCTATCTCCCGCCTGCGCGACGTCGATCTGGTCAGAAAACTCTTCGACGTGCTCGGCCCGCGCTACAAGGAGCGCAATGGCGGCTACACGCGCGTGCTGAAGGCGGGCTTCCGCTATGGCGACAACGCCCCGCTCGCCGTGATCGAGTTCGTCGACCGCGACGTGGACGCCAAGGGCCAGGATTCCGGCCCCGTCCAGACGGCGACGGAAGAGGCGGCGTAA
- a CDS encoding DNA-directed RNA polymerase subunit alpha yields MSIQKNWQELIKPSKLEVTAGYDPRRIAVAVASPLERGFGLTLGNALRRILLSSLQGAAITSIHIDGVLHEFSSIPGVREDVTDIVLNIKDIAIKYSGEGVKRLTLKKQGPGPVTAGDIQATGDLQILNPDLVICTLDEGAEFRVEFTIATGKGYVPADRNRAEDAPIGLIPIDSLYSPVKKVSYRVENTREGQELDKDKLTLTIETNGAISPEDSLAYAARILQDQLSVFVNFEEPRREEAAPSIPQLAFNPALLKKVDELELSVRSANCLKNDNIVYIGDLIQKSEAEMLRTPNFGRKSLNEIKEVLAQMGLHLGMEVPGWPPENIDDLAKRFEEHY; encoded by the coding sequence GTGAGCATCCAGAAGAACTGGCAGGAACTCATCAAGCCCAGCAAGCTCGAGGTGACGGCGGGCTATGATCCGCGCCGCATCGCGGTGGCCGTCGCTTCGCCGCTCGAGCGCGGCTTCGGCTTGACATTGGGCAATGCGCTGCGTCGCATTCTGCTCTCCTCCCTGCAGGGCGCGGCGATCACCTCCATCCACATCGATGGCGTGCTGCACGAATTCTCGTCGATCCCGGGCGTGCGTGAGGACGTCACCGACATTGTCCTCAACATCAAGGACATCGCCATCAAATACAGCGGCGAGGGCGTGAAGCGCCTGACGCTGAAGAAGCAGGGTCCGGGGCCGGTCACGGCCGGCGACATCCAGGCCACCGGCGATCTGCAGATCCTCAATCCCGATCTCGTCATCTGCACGCTGGACGAGGGCGCCGAGTTCCGCGTCGAATTCACCATCGCGACCGGCAAGGGCTATGTCCCGGCCGACCGCAATCGCGCCGAGGACGCGCCGATCGGCCTCATCCCGATCGACAGCCTCTATTCGCCGGTCAAGAAGGTGAGCTATCGCGTCGAGAACACGCGCGAGGGCCAGGAACTCGACAAGGACAAGCTGACGCTGACGATCGAGACCAATGGCGCCATCTCGCCGGAGGATTCGCTCGCCTATGCGGCGCGCATTCTGCAGGATCAGCTCTCGGTCTTCGTGAACTTCGAGGAGCCGCGCCGCGAGGAGGCCGCTCCGTCCATCCCGCAGCTCGCCTTCAACCCGGCGCTGCTGAAGAAGGTGGACGAGCTGGAGCTCTCGGTGCGCTCGGCCAACTGCCTGAAGAACGACAATATCGTCTATATCGGCGACCTCATCCAGAAGTCGGAGGCGGAAATGCTCCGCACCCCGAACTTCGGCCGCAAGTCCTTGAACGAGATCAAGGAAGTGCTGGCGCAGATGGGCCTGCACCTCGGCATGGAAGTGCCCGGCTGGCCGCCGGAGAACATCGACGATCTCGCCAAGAGATTCGAAGAGCATTATTGA
- the rpsK gene encoding 30S ribosomal protein S11, with the protein MAKETTRVRRRERKNIVSGVAHVNSTFNNTMITITDAQGNTVSWSSAGTMGFKGSRKSTPYAAQMAAEDAARKAGEHGVRTLEVEVSGPGSGRESALRALQAAGFTVTSIRDVTPIPHNGCRPRKRRRV; encoded by the coding sequence ATGGCAAAAGAGACCACCCGCGTTCGCCGCAGGGAGCGCAAGAACATCGTTTCCGGCGTCGCGCATGTGAATTCGACGTTCAACAACACGATGATCACCATCACCGACGCGCAGGGCAACACCGTGTCCTGGTCGTCCGCCGGCACGATGGGCTTCAAGGGCTCGCGCAAATCGACGCCCTACGCCGCGCAGATGGCCGCCGAGGACGCGGCCCGCAAGGCTGGCGAGCATGGCGTCCGCACCCTCGAGGTCGAGGTTTCCGGGCCGGGCTCCGGTCGTGAATCGGCGCTGCGCGCGCTGCAGGCCGCGGGCTTCACCGTGACCTCCATCCGCGACGTGACGCCCATTCCGCACAATGGCTGCCGCCCGCGCAAGCGCCGCCGCGTCTGA
- the rpsM gene encoding 30S ribosomal protein S13, with product MARIAGVNIPTNKRVVIALQYIHGIGPKKAQEIIEKVNIPAERRVAQLTDAEVLQIRETIDRDYLVEGDLRREVAINIKRLMDLGCYRGLRHRRQLPVRGQRTHTNARTRKGKAKPIAGKKK from the coding sequence ATGGCCCGTATAGCCGGCGTCAACATTCCGACCAACAAGCGCGTCGTCATCGCTCTGCAGTATATCCATGGAATCGGGCCGAAAAAGGCGCAGGAGATCATCGAGAAGGTGAACATCCCCGCCGAGCGTCGCGTCGCTCAGCTGACCGACGCCGAGGTGCTGCAGATCCGCGAGACGATCGACCGCGACTATCTGGTCGAAGGCGACCTTCGCCGCGAGGTGGCGATCAACATCAAGCGCCTGATGGACCTCGGCTGCTATCGCGGCCTGCGCCATCGTCGCCAGCTGCCGGTGCGCGGCCAGCGCACCCACACCAACGCCCGCACCCGCAAGGGCAAGGCGAAGCCGATCGCCGGCAAGAAGAAGTAA
- the cydX gene encoding cytochrome bd-I oxidase subunit CydX yields the protein MWYFSWILGLGLACAFGVINAMWLELEEYSEEK from the coding sequence ATGTGGTATTTTTCTTGGATTCTCGGGCTCGGCCTCGCCTGCGCCTTCGGCGTCATCAACGCCATGTGGCTGGAGCTCGAGGAATATAGTGAGGAAAAGTGA
- the cydB gene encoding cytochrome d ubiquinol oxidase subunit II: MIDYGILRLVWWALLGTLLIGFAIADGFDLGVAVLHPFVARRDGERRQTLNTIGPVWEGNQVWLILGGGAIFAAFPALYAVSFSGFYLAMFLVLLGLILRPAAIVYRSKVETPGWRRAWDWIFFASGFAPALLFGVAFGNVLLGAPFRFDDELNIIYEGDLFGLLTPFALLAGLVSLAMITLQGAAWLAAKTQGPVAFRAKLAGWLAAIVLLAAFTYAGYWGAQNIDGYVLTSAVDPSGPSNPLAKTVVREAGAWRAAYEARPWTLAAPALAYFGVVVAVLALALSAPIVAFIGSSLATAGVIATAGLTLFPFLLPSSLDPNHSLTLWDASSSRHTLTLMLGAVVVFLPIVLAYTAWIYHALRGQVTEATVGDKDNYPY, encoded by the coding sequence ATGATCGATTACGGAATTCTGCGGCTCGTCTGGTGGGCCTTGCTCGGAACGCTGCTCATCGGATTTGCGATCGCCGACGGCTTCGATCTCGGCGTCGCCGTGCTCCATCCCTTCGTCGCCCGCAGAGACGGCGAGCGCCGGCAAACGCTCAACACCATCGGCCCGGTGTGGGAAGGCAATCAGGTCTGGCTGATTCTCGGCGGCGGCGCGATCTTCGCGGCTTTTCCTGCGCTCTACGCCGTCTCCTTCTCGGGCTTCTATCTGGCGATGTTCCTCGTCCTGCTCGGCCTCATTCTGCGGCCGGCGGCGATCGTCTATCGCAGCAAGGTGGAGACGCCCGGCTGGCGGCGCGCCTGGGACTGGATTTTCTTCGCCTCCGGCTTCGCGCCGGCGCTTCTCTTCGGCGTCGCCTTCGGCAATGTGCTGCTCGGCGCGCCCTTCCGCTTCGACGACGAGTTGAACATAATCTATGAGGGCGATCTTTTCGGCCTGCTGACGCCCTTCGCTCTGCTCGCGGGCCTCGTCAGCCTCGCCATGATAACGCTGCAGGGCGCCGCCTGGCTCGCCGCCAAGACGCAAGGCCCGGTGGCCTTTCGCGCCAAGCTGGCCGGCTGGCTCGCGGCGATCGTGCTGCTCGCCGCCTTCACCTACGCCGGCTATTGGGGCGCGCAGAATATCGACGGCTATGTGCTGACGAGCGCCGTCGATCCCTCCGGCCCCTCCAATCCTCTGGCCAAGACCGTCGTGCGCGAGGCCGGCGCCTGGCGAGCCGCCTATGAGGCGCGCCCCTGGACGCTGGCCGCGCCCGCCCTGGCCTATTTCGGCGTCGTCGTCGCCGTGCTGGCGCTCGCCCTTTCGGCGCCGATCGTGGCCTTCATCGGCTCGAGCCTCGCCACCGCCGGCGTCATCGCCACGGCGGGCCTCACCCTCTTTCCCTTTCTGCTGCCCTCATCGCTCGATCCCAATCACAGCCTGACCCTGTGGGACGCCTCCTCGAGCCGCCACACATTGACGCTGATGCTGGGGGCGGTCGTCGTCTTCCTGCCGATCGTGCTCGCCTACACGGCCTGGATCTATCATGCGCTGCGCGGGCAAGTGACCGAGGCCACCGTGGGGGACAAGGACAATTATCCCTACTGA